A section of the Sulfurirhabdus autotrophica genome encodes:
- a CDS encoding 2OG-Fe dioxygenase family protein gives MTTTILSPHFSTPDQLIDSLQMKGYVVVSPSVVSELLQCELAELERIKPDWDCLPIDHYLKDGGRYRRRRHSCFVVEGEEVKQTPHRAHWQPLEYNALHGGMKRMFEPISPATCNQLVWSKLLQAIGNICSKIKGKQPWFVEAHQFRIDTTDGIGRPTPEGAHRDGVDFVAILLVGRVNVKGGESRIFEATSSNGLRFTLTKPWTLLLLDDERIVHETTPIQPLAEGGHRDTLVLTYRANGFQE, from the coding sequence ATGACAACCACCATACTTTCACCACATTTTAGTACTCCCGATCAACTTATCGATAGCCTGCAAATGAAGGGCTATGTGGTGGTGAGCCCTTCGGTTGTTTCTGAACTGCTGCAATGTGAATTAGCTGAACTGGAAAGAATTAAACCTGACTGGGATTGCCTGCCGATTGATCATTATCTCAAAGATGGTGGCCGTTATCGGCGCCGCAGACATTCCTGTTTTGTGGTGGAGGGGGAGGAAGTAAAACAGACTCCACACCGAGCTCACTGGCAACCGCTGGAATACAACGCATTACATGGTGGTATGAAACGTATGTTTGAACCCATATCGCCTGCCACGTGTAATCAGTTGGTATGGTCGAAACTGCTTCAGGCCATTGGTAACATTTGTTCAAAAATAAAAGGAAAACAGCCTTGGTTTGTAGAAGCGCATCAGTTCCGCATTGATACCACCGATGGTATAGGCCGGCCCACTCCTGAAGGTGCTCACCGAGATGGAGTGGACTTTGTAGCCATCTTGCTCGTTGGGCGCGTGAATGTAAAAGGAGGTGAGAGTCGGATATTTGAGGCGACCAGTTCGAACGGGCTGCGTTTCACCTTAACCAAACCCTGGACGTTACTCTTGCTCGACGACGAGCGCATTGTTCACGAAACTACACCCATTCAGCCTTTGGCAGAAGGTGGGCATAGAGATACTTTGGTGCTTACTTACCGGGCGAACGGTTTTCAGGAATAG